From Candidatus Dormiibacterota bacterium, the proteins below share one genomic window:
- a CDS encoding M20 family metallopeptidase, translating into MIAQASTDVLERVVELRRAIHRRPELGFEEHETCALVERELDALGIEHRRLAKTGVAGILRGALPGHVVALRADMDALPITERTGLPFASEIAGKMHACGHDAHTAMLLGAARVLAGMRERLHGTVVLIFQPAEEGPGGAEPMIEAGVLDDPAVEAIAMLHVDARIAPGQIGITPGPVNASADELFITVRGKGGHGAYPHTSVDAIPAASAIVLGLQNIAARETDPLKSVVVTIGTIVGGYRNNVIADEVQMTGTLRAHEPEIRDALEARVRRVVDGIAAAYQATAEVRIVKGYPPVVNDPLLAEGFAAYMHEHSELSVERLPPTMGGEDFAYFAQRVPGLHVRLGIRSEAAGSTHSGHSPQFRIDEAALPAGVETLVAFAVAAGDGSVPIPEKKYQL; encoded by the coding sequence ATGATCGCCCAAGCATCAACCGACGTTCTCGAGCGCGTCGTCGAACTACGCCGTGCCATCCATCGGCGCCCGGAACTCGGCTTCGAAGAGCACGAGACCTGCGCGTTGGTCGAGCGCGAATTGGACGCTTTGGGCATCGAGCACCGCCGCCTCGCGAAGACCGGCGTCGCAGGCATTCTTCGCGGTGCGCTTCCCGGCCACGTCGTAGCGCTACGAGCCGATATGGACGCCTTGCCGATTACCGAGCGCACGGGGCTGCCGTTTGCCTCCGAAATCGCGGGGAAAATGCACGCCTGCGGGCACGATGCGCACACCGCGATGCTCCTGGGCGCCGCTCGCGTCTTGGCGGGGATGCGCGAGCGGCTGCACGGTACCGTCGTTTTGATCTTTCAACCGGCCGAAGAAGGGCCCGGCGGAGCCGAGCCCATGATCGAGGCGGGGGTGCTGGACGATCCTGCGGTCGAGGCGATTGCGATGCTGCACGTCGATGCGCGGATCGCTCCCGGCCAGATCGGCATTACGCCGGGGCCGGTCAACGCGTCGGCAGACGAACTCTTCATCACGGTACGCGGCAAAGGCGGCCACGGGGCCTATCCGCACACCTCCGTCGATGCGATTCCGGCAGCGAGCGCGATCGTGCTCGGGTTGCAGAACATCGCCGCGCGCGAGACCGATCCGCTCAAGAGCGTCGTCGTGACCATAGGAACGATCGTCGGGGGGTATCGCAATAACGTGATCGCCGACGAGGTGCAGATGACCGGCACGCTGCGCGCCCACGAACCGGAGATTCGCGACGCGCTCGAAGCCCGGGTGCGACGCGTTGTCGACGGCATTGCCGCCGCGTATCAAGCTACAGCCGAAGTGCGCATCGTTAAGGGCTACCCGCCGGTCGTCAACGATCCGTTGCTGGCCGAGGGCTTCGCCGCCTACATGCACGAGCACAGCGAGTTGAGCGTCGAGCGCCTTCCCCCAACGATGGGCGGCGAGGATTTTGCGTACTTCGCGCAACGCGTGCCGGGTCTGCACGTCAGGCTCGGGATCCGGAGCGAAGCGGCCGGCTCGACTCATTCCGGGCACTCGCCGCAGTTCCGCATCGACGAGGCGGCCCTGCCGGCCGGGGTCGAAACCCTGGTGGCCTTTGCCGTCGCGGCCGGTGACGGAAGCGTCCCGATTCCTGAGAAAAAATACCAACTCTAG
- a CDS encoding FmdB family zinc ribbon protein produces the protein MPLYDYQCSKCQALTEIRHGFDDNHSDPCPKCGGALKRVFNPAPILFKGSGFYITDSRPSKPAESKPAESKPAESKSSDSAA, from the coding sequence ATGCCGTTGTACGATTATCAGTGTTCCAAGTGCCAGGCCCTGACCGAGATTCGTCATGGCTTCGATGACAATCATAGCGACCCGTGCCCCAAGTGCGGCGGCGCGCTCAAGCGCGTTTTCAACCCGGCCCCGATCCTCTTCAAGGGCTCGGGATTTTACATCACCGATTCTCGCCCGTCCAAGCCTGCTGAATCCAAGCCTGCCGAATCCAAACCGGCTGAATCGAAATCGAGCGATTCGGCCGCCTGA